From the Oleiharenicola lentus genome, one window contains:
- a CDS encoding MmcQ/YjbR family DNA-binding protein has product MRLARLQSFALSLPHTTVVKQWGECLVHKVAGKMFLILVLDGGTVAGVIFKCTPEEFDELTQIEGIIQAPYCAKRMWAKVEDLAALPEPELNARIRHSYDLVVSRLPKKTRSTLGLPVA; this is encoded by the coding sequence ATGCGGCTCGCCCGGCTTCAGTCTTTCGCGCTCTCGCTTCCGCACACGACGGTCGTCAAACAGTGGGGCGAGTGCCTCGTTCACAAGGTCGCTGGCAAGATGTTCCTGATCCTCGTGCTCGACGGCGGCACCGTGGCCGGCGTGATCTTCAAGTGCACACCGGAGGAGTTTGACGAGCTCACGCAGATCGAAGGCATCATCCAGGCCCCTTACTGCGCGAAGCGCATGTGGGCCAAGGTTGAGGATCTCGCCGCGCTACCCGAGCCGGAACTCAACGCCCGCATCCGGCACAGTTACGATTTGGTCGTCTCCCGCCTGCCGAAGAAAACGCGTAGCACTCTCGGCCTCCCCGTCGCCTAG
- a CDS encoding pectate lyase family protein, giving the protein MSLVAIALALPPAADLLAADAPRQIAFPSAEGYGRFAQGGRGGRVIAVTNLNDSGPGSLRAAVEAEGPRTVVFEVSGRIELKSKLVVRAANSQLTIAGQTAPGLGICISNYNFGVLGARDVIIRYIRVRPGNTSGTTLDGMGLASADNAIIDHCSISWTLDEAFSSRGAKNITLQRTLISEALNAAGHKKYPPGTEHGYAASIGGDVGSFHHNLLAHCAGRNWSLAGGLDKTQGHTYAGRLDIRNNLVYNWKSRTTDGGAHEVNFVNNYYKPGPATKYFVALKAQYGGFPGTQRYFVSGNVMPGHFGVDDQEKARTATTERGGKLPTDYSPWVDAPFFESHVRTQTAEQAYADVLANVGCNFPALDPHDQRILAEVRAGTTTYRGSTTGLPGLPDSQADVGGWDNYPEIHRPADWDTDRDGMPDTWEKSHGLDPANPADGPADRNADGYTNLEDYLNSLVGEFPP; this is encoded by the coding sequence TTGTCACTTGTTGCCATCGCGCTCGCCTTGCCGCCGGCCGCCGACTTGCTCGCGGCCGATGCACCCCGCCAGATCGCCTTTCCCAGTGCGGAGGGCTACGGGCGTTTCGCGCAGGGTGGGCGCGGCGGGCGCGTCATCGCCGTCACCAACCTCAACGACTCCGGCCCTGGCAGCCTGCGTGCCGCCGTCGAGGCCGAGGGGCCGCGCACGGTCGTGTTCGAGGTTTCCGGCCGCATCGAGCTCAAGTCCAAACTCGTCGTGCGTGCGGCCAACTCGCAGCTCACGATTGCCGGTCAGACCGCGCCCGGGCTCGGCATCTGCATCAGCAATTACAACTTCGGCGTCCTCGGCGCGCGCGACGTGATCATCCGTTACATTCGCGTGCGCCCCGGCAACACCTCGGGCACCACGCTCGACGGCATGGGCCTGGCTTCGGCGGACAATGCCATCATCGACCACTGTTCGATCAGCTGGACCCTCGACGAGGCCTTCAGTTCGCGCGGCGCGAAGAACATCACGCTCCAGCGCACGCTCATCTCCGAGGCGCTCAACGCCGCCGGCCACAAGAAATACCCGCCCGGCACCGAACACGGCTATGCGGCGAGCATCGGCGGCGACGTTGGCAGCTTTCACCACAACCTGCTCGCGCACTGCGCCGGCCGCAACTGGAGCCTGGCCGGCGGACTCGACAAGACCCAGGGCCACACCTACGCGGGCCGCCTCGATATCCGGAACAACTTGGTCTACAACTGGAAGTCCCGCACGACCGACGGCGGCGCGCACGAGGTGAACTTCGTGAACAATTACTACAAGCCCGGCCCCGCCACGAAATACTTCGTCGCGTTGAAGGCCCAATACGGCGGCTTCCCCGGCACCCAGCGGTATTTCGTCTCGGGCAACGTCATGCCCGGACACTTCGGCGTGGACGACCAGGAGAAGGCGCGCACCGCCACCACCGAGCGCGGTGGAAAACTGCCGACGGACTACAGCCCGTGGGTGGACGCGCCGTTCTTTGAATCGCACGTGCGCACGCAGACCGCCGAGCAGGCCTACGCCGACGTGCTCGCCAACGTGGGCTGCAACTTCCCCGCGCTCGATCCCCATGACCAGCGGATCCTCGCCGAAGTCCGCGCTGGCACCACGACCTACCGGGGCAGCACCACCGGTCTGCCCGGTCTGCCCGATTCGCAGGCGGATGTGGGCGGCTGGGACAACTACCCCGAGATTCATCGTCCCGCCGATTGGGACACCGACCGCGACGGCATGCCCGACACCTGGGAAAAGTCCCACGGCCTCGATCCCGCCAACCCGGCCGACGGCCCCGCCGACCGCAACGCCGACGGCTACACCAACCTCGAAGACTACCTCAACTCCCTCGTCGGCGAGTTCCCCCCGTAA